In a genomic window of uncultured Flavobacterium sp.:
- a CDS encoding T9SS sorting signal type C domain-containing protein: MIRKLFCSLILISSTFNSQISAQQGKVDSTFNTFDNGLSGDGFDNTVRTLSLQSDKNLIVGGDYLSLNGIPSTYLTRLKPDGIIDPSFNTGTSFNGKVYTTEIQPDGKILVGGSFTSYNGVSSGRLIRLNKDGTHDTSFNTLIAATTGIIYNICLQPDGKIIIVGSFTKYNNITVNRIARLLPNGALDPTFIIGAGSSVIISNARVLTNGKILICGNFSEFNGVSKNKVARLNYDGNIDETFNIGTGFNDDIDAIAVQQDGKIILGGSFTTYNGVTANRIIRINEDGAIDNTFLSGSGINGGAVQTIKIDSLGQIMVGGSFSGLYNGKAINRVFLLNSNGTLNSDFDIDSGPGSGSGSVLALMNDSNGSWYIGGSFLTFDGQNQGRLVKVNSDGEHDSSYLSAGVGFDNSVQKVLPLENNKAMIFGNFTKFNGATIFRIARLLENGMIDPSFNSDKSGANNLIKSAVQQSDGKIVIGGNFTKYNDIVYNRITRIFPDGTIDNTFNIGSGFNSQIYAMAIQEDGKVIVAGNFVSYNGITGVGRIIRLLPNGSRDNSFNVGLGADAIIETILIQPDGKILVGGRFDKFNGNTFARLVRLNTDGSIDSGFKIGDSFDKNVYAIALQSDQKIIIGGSFLSYNKVAQKRILRLNSNGDLDTTFDSGAGFNKGEVRSILVQPDDKILVGGTFSGTYKALLSQRLIRLSKNGDNDDSFNAPLNNTLFAMSFTSDYRLLIGGNFNSVSGISKHRIARLKLCVDSTIWNGISWNNGLPSVGKEVFFKENFPSLTTENVCNCSIDEGKMVTLLSGNTLGIEFSYTGLGTLVLEDSASLYQSDDEMINTGIIHFKRKTSPVLRYDFTYWSSPVENQKLVDVSPNTLSDKYQSYDGLEKIWKYEQPSNIMIVGKGYVIRAPQDFSITERSVFEATFKGIPNNGKIEVDLGMKDSYNLIGNPYPSAVDANVFLTKNDLKIKGALYFWTHNTPMTNLKYTGDDYATYNLLGGVSTVATSLGVTTTEPNGTIAAGQSFFLQSKDLGIATFTNEMRLKGRNVSFYKPASRNKISDQNTTEKHRFWLNLRNNEGAFKQILLGYINDATNGFDDKYDALSMNANQYVDFYSIIENKKLVIQGRALPFSEKDSIVLGFKVGIAGNFNFSIDHKDGIFEETNVFIEDKDLKIIHNLSESPYSFNSSIGTFNDRFILKFTDKTLGVDKFEAQTNDVIVWKKDKMIFITSKNQNLKEVAAFDISGNRIYTKEKIDTNKLTIQNLFFGHQILLVKVTLENGNSVTKKVSF; encoded by the coding sequence TTGATTAGAAAATTATTTTGTTCTTTGATTTTAATTAGTTCAACATTTAACTCGCAAATCTCTGCCCAACAAGGCAAAGTCGACAGTACTTTTAACACATTCGATAATGGTCTAAGTGGAGATGGTTTCGACAATACAGTTCGGACTTTATCGCTACAATCAGATAAAAATCTAATAGTTGGAGGAGATTATTTAAGCCTTAACGGAATACCAAGTACTTATTTAACCCGATTAAAACCAGACGGAATTATTGACCCAAGTTTTAATACAGGAACTAGTTTTAATGGTAAAGTTTATACAACGGAAATTCAGCCTGACGGAAAAATATTAGTTGGCGGAAGTTTTACATCTTACAACGGAGTAAGTTCAGGAAGGTTAATTCGGCTAAATAAAGACGGAACACACGATACTTCTTTTAATACCTTGATTGCAGCAACAACAGGTATTATATATAATATCTGTCTACAACCTGATGGCAAAATTATTATTGTGGGCAGTTTTACAAAATACAATAATATTACAGTAAACCGAATTGCGCGTTTACTTCCAAATGGAGCCTTAGATCCTACATTTATTATTGGTGCCGGTTCGTCAGTAATTATTTCAAATGCCAGAGTTTTAACCAACGGAAAAATTCTGATTTGTGGAAATTTTTCAGAATTCAATGGCGTTTCAAAAAATAAAGTTGCCCGTTTAAATTATGACGGAAACATAGACGAAACCTTTAATATAGGAACTGGTTTTAACGATGATATCGATGCTATAGCAGTTCAGCAGGATGGTAAAATTATTCTGGGCGGAAGCTTCACAACTTATAATGGTGTTACAGCAAATAGAATCATACGTATAAACGAAGATGGCGCCATAGACAATACTTTTTTATCTGGTTCTGGCATAAACGGAGGAGCTGTTCAAACAATTAAAATAGATTCTTTAGGGCAAATAATGGTCGGAGGATCTTTTAGTGGTTTATATAATGGAAAGGCAATTAATAGAGTTTTTCTTTTAAATTCTAATGGAACTTTAAATTCAGATTTTGATATAGATTCAGGACCAGGTTCAGGTTCAGGCTCAGTTTTAGCATTAATGAATGACTCAAATGGTTCTTGGTATATTGGAGGCTCCTTTTTAACTTTTGACGGTCAAAATCAAGGAAGATTAGTAAAAGTTAATTCAGACGGAGAACACGATAGTAGTTATTTGTCGGCTGGAGTTGGTTTTGATAATTCAGTCCAAAAAGTTTTACCATTAGAAAATAATAAAGCAATGATTTTTGGAAATTTCACCAAATTTAATGGCGCTACTATTTTTAGAATCGCCCGACTTTTAGAAAACGGAATGATCGATCCTTCTTTTAATTCCGATAAATCAGGAGCAAATAATCTCATAAAATCTGCGGTACAACAATCAGACGGGAAAATAGTTATTGGAGGAAATTTTACAAAGTATAATGATATAGTATACAATCGAATTACCCGAATTTTTCCTGATGGAACAATTGATAATACATTTAATATAGGTTCTGGATTCAACAGCCAAATATATGCAATGGCAATTCAGGAAGATGGAAAAGTAATTGTTGCAGGCAATTTTGTTTCCTATAACGGAATAACTGGCGTTGGACGAATAATTAGATTATTACCAAATGGTTCTCGAGATAATAGCTTTAACGTTGGTCTTGGTGCAGACGCTATTATTGAAACAATTTTGATTCAGCCTGACGGAAAAATTTTGGTAGGCGGAAGATTTGATAAATTCAACGGGAATACTTTCGCTCGTTTAGTCCGCTTAAATACTGACGGAAGTATAGATTCCGGTTTTAAAATTGGAGATAGTTTCGATAAAAATGTATATGCAATTGCACTACAATCTGATCAGAAAATAATCATTGGAGGTTCTTTTTTAAGCTATAATAAAGTTGCACAAAAACGAATACTTCGGCTAAATTCCAATGGTGATTTAGATACTACATTTGATTCTGGAGCAGGTTTTAATAAAGGAGAAGTTCGCAGTATTTTAGTTCAGCCCGATGATAAGATTTTGGTTGGAGGAACTTTCTCAGGAACCTACAAAGCTTTACTTTCTCAGCGTTTAATACGGTTATCGAAAAATGGCGATAATGATGATTCCTTTAATGCACCTTTAAATAATACTCTTTTTGCAATGAGTTTTACCTCAGATTATCGCTTATTAATTGGAGGGAATTTCAATTCAGTTTCAGGGATTTCCAAACATAGAATTGCACGTTTGAAACTCTGTGTTGACTCAACAATATGGAATGGCATTTCATGGAATAATGGACTTCCTTCAGTTGGAAAAGAAGTGTTTTTTAAAGAAAATTTTCCCTCTTTGACAACAGAAAATGTTTGTAATTGTTCTATTGACGAAGGAAAAATGGTAACATTATTAAGTGGAAATACTTTAGGAATTGAATTTTCATATACAGGTTTAGGAACTTTAGTTTTGGAAGATTCAGCAAGTTTATATCAGTCAGATGATGAAATGATAAATACAGGAATTATTCATTTTAAAAGAAAGACAAGCCCAGTATTAAGGTATGATTTTACGTATTGGTCTTCTCCGGTCGAAAATCAAAAACTTGTCGATGTTTCTCCAAATACGTTGTCTGATAAGTATCAATCTTATGATGGTTTAGAAAAAATATGGAAGTACGAACAACCTTCAAATATTATGATTGTTGGTAAAGGATATGTAATTAGAGCACCGCAGGATTTTTCAATTACAGAGCGATCTGTCTTTGAAGCAACTTTTAAAGGAATTCCAAATAACGGAAAAATTGAAGTCGATTTAGGAATGAAAGATAGTTATAACTTAATTGGAAATCCATATCCATCAGCAGTTGATGCGAATGTTTTCTTGACTAAAAATGACTTAAAAATAAAAGGCGCGCTTTATTTCTGGACTCATAATACACCAATGACAAATCTAAAATATACAGGTGACGATTATGCAACTTATAATTTGCTTGGAGGTGTTAGCACAGTTGCAACATCTTTGGGAGTTACTACCACTGAACCAAATGGTACAATAGCAGCAGGACAATCTTTTTTTCTACAAAGTAAAGATTTAGGAATTGCCACATTTACTAATGAAATGAGGTTAAAAGGAAGAAATGTGAGTTTCTATAAGCCGGCAAGTCGCAATAAAATATCGGATCAAAATACGACTGAAAAACATAGATTTTGGTTGAATCTGAGAAATAATGAAGGTGCATTTAAACAAATTTTGCTCGGTTACATAAATGATGCAACTAACGGATTCGATGATAAGTATGATGCTTTAAGTATGAACGCAAATCAGTATGTTGATTTTTATAGTATTATCGAAAACAAAAAATTAGTGATTCAAGGACGTGCTTTGCCTTTTTCAGAAAAAGATTCAATTGTATTAGGCTTTAAAGTGGGAATTGCAGGTAATTTTAATTTTAGCATTGATCATAAAGACGGAATTTTTGAAGAAACAAATGTTTTTATTGAAGATAAAGATTTAAAAATCATCCATAATTTATCCGAATCTCCTTATTCTTTTAATTCATCAATTGGAACTTTTAACGATCGGTTTATACTAAAATTTACGGATAAAACACTTGGAGTTGATAAATTTGAGGCTCAGACCAATGACGTTATAGTTTGGAAAAAAGATAAAATGATTTTTATTACTTCCAAAAATCAGAACCTAAAGGAAGTTGCTGCTTTTGATATTTCAGGAAATAGAATTTATACAAAAGAAAAAATAGATACCAATAAATTAACCATTCAGAATTTATTTTTTGGACATCAAATTTTACTTGTAAAAGTGACTTTAGAAAATGGAAATTCAGTAACAAAAAAAGTATCGTTTTAA
- a CDS encoding T9SS sorting signal type C domain-containing protein codes for MKRSLLIPLLICFPVFFYAQTTTTFSVAGSQTFASPAGITSINVQAWGAGGAGGGSTNPGFSGARGGSGGGGGAFASNSLTITSGALLTVIVGAGGKGVAGANGNFGGFSAITGFSLKADGGKGGLVNTGNQPVGGLGGSSAASVGTAPISGFPGLAGESGFVDDTGSVTSSGAGGNAANGGGTGGTAITGAFVTNAGNPGNPPGGGGSGGRSSFLQAARAGGDGGDGKVIISYNCPTYSVTSTVASAVNVCSGSSSEITLTGILPIGLYKVSYEIQGVAQTPSAMNVTTAGTGSFIASGFTAVGSKFIKITALTSGSSTVASENCTTPITINNLATVVVNSSGTAPVALAGSGATCTQITANWQAVSGAAYYELDVSTDNTFATFVTGYSARNVGNVLTINITGLVNDTYYYRVRAYNGTCVSANSNVITYATTVAPATPNASAGSGRTCSQITANWAAVSGATSYFLDVSTQNGANFNANMLVGYNNLNVGNVLTKDITGLAVNTNYYYRVRATNSCATSASSTIIAYSTSTTAAAGIPATPTANTGTGQTCSQFTANWSAALRASSYIIDVSTQPSGTPFNNNILPAYNGLNVGNVVSFDVTGLNASTTYYYRVRATNTCGTSANSNIITSGTITGGAGTPTVPTINTATGQTCTQITINWALATRATSYIIDVSTQASGTAFTNNILPAYNGLNVGNVLTKNITGLSANTIYYYRVRATNNCGTSANSTIANTSTTPVPAVPAISPTSNTICQTDGVSLNVVSPNTSYTYVWSTGETGTSIFATAAGSYTVKAVNSGGCSSADSPAATVIVQGLPTAIAGGSATICSNQSVTVSGASATNGTIKWTFSGGAGTLTGDTTLTPTYTPVMGGAARTVVLTMTVTSVNACMPQIATAAYTINIQAAPTVSISGTQSTCSNGSVTLASGEANASNGTILWTHNGAGTISAGATTLTPTYTAAAADAGKQITLTMTVTASPSCSVPYTVSDIYPVIVNAENTVTGASSSPILCNNTLMPNITHTTTGATGIGAPLNLPTGVSAIWASNTITISGTPTQSGTFSYSIPLTGGCSVVNATGTIVVNLDTVGAASTSPTICSHTIMPNITHTTTGATGIGASVNLPTGVSASWSSNTITISGTPTQSGTFNYSIPLTGGCGPVSATGTIVVNPLPSTPISGTIIQPTCSNPTGSIVLNGLLSTPTWIITQTGTVLRTYSASGTTYTISNLLPGNYNFTIEDGVNCPSLPTISLEIKAPITNIWNGTVWSKGGVPLNTDSVEFSADYQSTGDLNVCSCKIDSGKTITINSGHTLTVEKELNVDSGAGTNLIFLNNASLVQTTNAVNTGNIIYHRDTEPVRRYDYTYWATPITNPAQPYTLHDLSPNTLLDKYQSYDSAAGAWDISLNGTRIMVPAVGYTVRAPQSFSITVPAIYQAIFVGVPNNGDYSVPLFATKWSLIGNPYPSAIDAEDFININHFDTPSVDVGALYFWTHNTPPSSTPSAGGSYDYTSDDYAVFSLSGGISTGARLPDGTYEPAPSGKIAACQSFFMKASGPGVVKFSNDMRISGNNSEFFKTTKTRAIEKNRIWLNLTNTQGAFKQLLIGYIEGASNTWDINYDATTMNSNSFIDFYSINESKKLTVQGRALPFLDTDQVPLGYKTTIVGDFTIAIDHVDGFFNNQAVYLEDKTMGKITNLKAGNYTFTTEIGTFTDRFTISYVDKTLGTGDFENAENDVLVSVKDKIIKVTSTKEVLREVILFDVSGKMLYHKNKITNTELTIPNLQSGNQVLLVRIVLENGHSTSRKVLF; via the coding sequence ATGAAAAGATCTTTACTTATTCCATTATTGATTTGTTTCCCTGTTTTTTTCTATGCACAAACTACAACCACATTTTCGGTCGCAGGTTCACAAACATTTGCTAGTCCTGCGGGAATAACTTCCATTAATGTACAAGCTTGGGGAGCTGGTGGTGCCGGAGGAGGTTCTACTAATCCCGGGTTTAGTGGTGCTAGAGGTGGTTCCGGAGGTGGTGGTGGAGCGTTTGCAAGTAACTCTTTGACGATAACATCCGGAGCTTTATTAACCGTAATTGTTGGAGCCGGAGGAAAAGGAGTTGCTGGAGCGAATGGAAATTTTGGTGGTTTTTCTGCTATTACCGGATTTTCGCTTAAAGCGGATGGAGGAAAAGGCGGGCTTGTAAATACAGGAAACCAACCTGTAGGAGGTTTAGGAGGTTCTAGTGCGGCATCTGTTGGAACAGCACCAATTTCAGGATTTCCGGGTCTTGCCGGAGAATCTGGTTTTGTTGATGATACCGGATCCGTTACTAGTTCAGGTGCAGGAGGAAACGCAGCAAATGGCGGAGGAACTGGAGGAACTGCAATTACTGGCGCTTTTGTAACCAATGCAGGTAATCCTGGTAATCCACCCGGAGGAGGTGGTAGCGGTGGTAGATCTTCTTTTTTACAAGCCGCTAGAGCAGGTGGAGATGGAGGAGACGGAAAAGTAATTATTTCTTATAATTGTCCAACTTATAGTGTGACAAGTACAGTAGCTTCTGCAGTAAATGTTTGTTCCGGAAGCTCTTCAGAAATTACTTTAACAGGTATTTTGCCTATTGGTCTTTATAAAGTTTCTTATGAAATACAGGGAGTCGCACAAACTCCTTCAGCAATGAATGTAACCACAGCCGGAACGGGATCTTTTATTGCTAGCGGTTTTACTGCTGTTGGTTCTAAGTTTATAAAAATTACTGCCTTAACTTCTGGATCAAGCACCGTAGCTTCTGAAAATTGTACTACACCAATTACGATAAATAACTTAGCAACAGTTGTAGTAAATTCATCTGGAACTGCTCCGGTGGCTTTGGCAGGAAGTGGTGCAACATGTACGCAAATAACTGCTAATTGGCAAGCTGTTTCAGGAGCAGCTTATTATGAATTAGATGTTTCTACAGATAATACTTTTGCCACTTTTGTGACAGGTTATAGCGCGCGTAATGTTGGTAATGTACTTACTATTAATATTACTGGTTTGGTAAATGATACTTACTATTATAGAGTAAGAGCTTATAATGGTACTTGCGTTAGTGCTAATTCTAATGTTATAACATATGCGACAACTGTAGCTCCTGCAACGCCAAATGCAAGTGCAGGTTCTGGAAGAACGTGTTCACAAATAACTGCAAATTGGGCAGCAGTATCAGGAGCAACCAGTTACTTTTTAGATGTATCTACGCAAAATGGCGCCAATTTTAATGCAAACATGTTAGTTGGTTATAATAATTTAAATGTTGGAAATGTTTTAACGAAAGACATTACAGGATTAGCTGTAAATACAAACTATTATTATAGAGTCAGAGCGACTAATAGTTGTGCTACAAGTGCAAGTTCTACTATTATTGCATACAGTACTTCAACGACTGCGGCTGCTGGAATTCCTGCAACACCTACTGCGAATACAGGAACAGGTCAAACATGTTCTCAGTTTACGGCTAATTGGTCTGCGGCTTTAAGAGCATCGAGTTATATTATAGATGTTTCCACTCAACCATCTGGAACTCCTTTCAATAATAATATATTACCCGCTTATAATGGTTTAAATGTTGGAAATGTGGTTAGTTTCGATGTAACTGGATTAAATGCGAGTACTACATATTATTACAGAGTCAGAGCGACTAATACTTGTGGTACTAGTGCTAATTCTAATATTATAACGTCTGGCACTATAACAGGAGGAGCAGGAACTCCAACTGTGCCTACAATAAATACAGCTACAGGACAAACATGCACGCAAATTACAATAAATTGGGCTTTAGCTACTCGGGCAACAAGTTATATTATAGATGTCTCCACCCAAGCATCTGGAACTGCTTTTACGAATAATATATTACCCGCTTACAATGGTTTAAATGTGGGTAACGTGCTTACAAAAAATATTACAGGATTATCGGCTAATACGATCTATTATTATAGAGTTCGGGCAACAAATAACTGTGGTACAAGTGCAAATTCTACAATAGCGAATACTTCAACTACACCTGTGCCTGCAGTTCCAGCTATTTCACCAACATCTAACACAATTTGTCAAACAGATGGTGTAAGCTTGAATGTAGTTAGTCCTAATACTTCATATACTTATGTTTGGTCTACTGGAGAAACGGGTACGTCAATATTTGCTACAGCAGCCGGCAGTTATACTGTAAAAGCAGTTAATTCCGGAGGATGTTCAAGTGCAGATTCTCCAGCTGCAACCGTGATAGTACAAGGTTTACCTACTGCAATTGCTGGCGGAAGTGCAACAATATGTTCTAATCAGTCTGTAACTGTATCGGGAGCATCGGCAACAAACGGAACTATAAAATGGACATTTAGCGGTGGTGCGGGAACCTTAACTGGTGATACCACATTGACACCAACTTATACTCCAGTTATGGGCGGAGCTGCGAGAACAGTTGTTTTAACAATGACAGTTACAAGTGTGAATGCTTGTATGCCACAAATTGCAACAGCAGCTTATACTATAAATATTCAGGCTGCTCCCACAGTGTCAATTTCAGGCACGCAAAGCACGTGTTCAAACGGATCAGTTACGCTTGCAAGCGGAGAAGCAAACGCTTCAAACGGAACCATTTTATGGACACATAATGGCGCTGGAACAATTTCGGCAGGAGCCACAACATTAACACCGACATATACTGCCGCCGCCGCCGATGCAGGAAAGCAGATCACATTAACAATGACTGTAACTGCTTCACCATCTTGCTCAGTTCCATATACAGTATCAGATATTTATCCGGTTATTGTCAACGCAGAAAACACCGTTACAGGAGCTTCTTCCTCTCCAATATTATGCAACAATACTTTGATGCCAAATATCACACATACGACTACAGGCGCAACAGGAATTGGTGCACCGTTAAATTTACCCACAGGAGTTTCTGCAATTTGGGCATCAAATACAATTACCATTAGTGGTACTCCAACACAGTCGGGAACTTTTAGTTATAGTATTCCTTTAACGGGAGGTTGTAGTGTAGTGAATGCCACGGGAACAATTGTTGTAAATTTAGATACAGTTGGTGCAGCGTCAACATCTCCAACAATTTGTTCTCATACTATAATGCCAAATATTACGCATACAACTACAGGAGCAACGGGAATTGGCGCTTCGGTAAATTTACCAACAGGAGTTTCTGCAAGTTGGTCATCCAATACAATTACGATAAGTGGTACTCCAACACAATCCGGAACTTTTAATTACAGTATTCCATTAACTGGAGGTTGCGGACCTGTTAGTGCGACGGGAACTATAGTTGTCAATCCTTTACCATCTACTCCAATATCCGGAACAATTATACAACCTACTTGCAGTAATCCAACCGGAAGTATTGTATTAAACGGTTTACTTTCTACACCAACATGGATTATTACTCAAACCGGAACTGTTTTGAGAACTTATTCGGCATCGGGAACCACTTATACAATTTCTAATTTATTACCCGGAAATTATAATTTTACGATCGAAGACGGAGTTAATTGTCCTTCTTTACCAACAATAAGTTTAGAGATTAAAGCACCAATTACAAATATTTGGAATGGAACAGTTTGGTCAAAAGGAGGAGTTCCATTAAATACAGACAGTGTTGAATTTTCCGCAGACTATCAATCAACCGGAGATTTAAATGTCTGTTCCTGTAAAATCGATTCCGGAAAAACTATAACCATAAATTCAGGACACACTTTAACAGTAGAAAAAGAACTAAATGTTGATTCAGGAGCTGGAACCAATTTGATATTTCTGAATAATGCCAGTTTGGTGCAAACAACAAATGCAGTTAATACAGGAAATATTATATATCATAGAGATACAGAACCTGTTCGCCGTTATGATTACACTTATTGGGCAACACCAATAACAAATCCTGCACAACCTTATACACTTCATGATTTGTCTCCAAATACATTATTAGACAAATATCAGAGCTATGATTCTGCAGCAGGAGCATGGGATATTAGTTTAAACGGAACAAGAATAATGGTTCCCGCAGTAGGCTACACAGTTAGAGCACCGCAATCTTTTTCGATTACTGTACCGGCAATTTATCAGGCGATTTTTGTAGGTGTTCCTAACAACGGAGATTATTCAGTTCCGCTTTTTGCAACAAAATGGAGTTTGATAGGAAATCCATATCCATCAGCAATAGATGCAGAAGATTTTATTAATATAAATCATTTCGATACGCCATCTGTAGATGTTGGAGCGTTATACTTTTGGACACACAATACTCCGCCAAGTAGCACGCCTTCTGCTGGTGGTTCTTATGACTACACCAGTGATGATTATGCTGTTTTTAGTTTGTCTGGAGGAATTTCAACAGGAGCAAGATTACCTGACGGAACTTATGAACCTGCACCATCAGGAAAAATAGCCGCCTGTCAGTCTTTCTTTATGAAAGCTTCAGGACCTGGTGTTGTTAAGTTTTCAAATGATATGCGAATAAGTGGAAACAATAGTGAGTTTTTCAAAACAACAAAAACACGAGCCATAGAAAAAAATCGTATATGGTTAAATCTTACTAACACTCAGGGAGCTTTCAAACAACTTTTAATTGGTTATATCGAAGGCGCATCGAATACTTGGGATATTAATTATGATGCAACTACTATGAATAGTAATAGTTTTATAGACTTTTATAGTATCAACGAAAGTAAAAAGTTAACTGTTCAGGGCCGAGCTTTACCGTTTCTAGATACTGATCAGGTTCCTTTAGGATATAAAACTACCATTGTAGGCGATTTCACTATTGCAATAGATCATGTTGACGGATTTTTTAACAATCAGGCAGTTTATTTAGAAGATAAAACAATGGGAAAAATTACAAACTTAAAAGCAGGTAATTATACCTTTACAACCGAAATAGGAACATTTACTGATCGTTTTACCATTAGTTATGTAGATAAAACCCTTGGAACTGGAGATTTTGAAAATGCTGAAAATGATGTTTTGGTATCAGTAAAAGATAAAATTATAAAAGTAACATCAACTAAAGAAGTACTTAGAGAAGTTATTCTGTTTGATGTTTCGGGAAAAATGCTTTATCATAAAAATAAAATAACAAATACGGAACTGACGATACCAAATTTGCAATCCGGAAATCAGGTTTTGTTGGTTAGGATTGTTTTAGAAAATGGGCATTCAACCTCCAGAAAGGTTCTGTTTTAG